Genomic window (Candidatus Polarisedimenticolaceae bacterium):
GACTGACCGGCCAGCGGCGTGTCCTCGCCGACCTCCTCGAGAACGCGACCGAGCACCTGGACGCGGAGCAGGTCTACCAGCGCGCGAAGGCGAAGGACGGCTCGATCCACCGCGCGACCGTCTACCGCACCCTCAACAAGCTGAAGAAGCTCGGGCTCGTCGACGAGCTCGACCTCATGCACGTCAGCGGCGAGCGGCACTACTACGAGATCCGGCCGAACACCCTTCACGTCCACCTCGTGTGCACCGTCTGCAAGGGGGTCGACGAGCCCAGCGAGTCGTTCTGGGAAGACCTGAAGCGCCGCGTGAAGAGCGACAACGGATTCCAGCCGGAGGTCGTCCGCATCGAGATGGCGGGGACCTGCCGCGCGTGCCAGCGCAAACGCTCCCGGCATTCCGCCTGATTTTTTTTGAATTGATGTTGCGAAAGGTTCGCAACTATTGAAAGGAGATCCCTGTGCGCAGAGTCCTCGTGATCCTCGTGACGTTGTGGAGCCTTGCGGCGTTCGCCGCCGACCCTTCGGCCGGCGACCTCGAGAAGCAAGTGCAAGAGCTGCAACGACAGATCGAGGCTTTACGCACGGGCTCGCCGGACTCCGCGAAGATCGCCGAGCTCGAGCGTGAGATCCAGGTGCTCGCGGCGGAGATCGAGAAGCTCAAGCTGGGCGAGGCGGCGCCCGAGGCGAGTGAGGGCAAGTACGGGCTCGGCCCCTCGGCGTCCAAGATCTACAGCGCGAAGAAGGGCGTCTCCTTCGGCGGCTACGGCGAGGTCGTCTACACCAACCCGTCGTCGAAGCTCGAGGACGGCTCTCCTTCCGGCCAGACCGCCCAGATCGACCTGCTGCGCGGCGTGTTCTACTTCGGCGCGAAGTTTGGCGACAAGATCATCTTCAACTCCGAGCTCGAGGTCGAGCACGCGACGACCGGCGAAGGCGACGAGGAGCGCGGCGAGGTTGCGCTCGAGTTCGCCTACCTGGACTTCCTCGTGAAGGCTCCCATCAACGTGCGGGCGGGGGCTCTCCTCGTCCCGATGGGGTTCATCAACGAGCGCCACGAGCCGCCGACCTATCTCGGCGTGAACCGGCCGCTCGTCGAGCAGGTCATCATCCCGGACACGTGGACCGAGCTCGGCGCCGGCCTCTTCGGCGACCTCGGATCGAAGGTGACCTATCGTGCCTACGTGACGAGCGGCCTCGCAGCGGCGGCGGGCACGTCCAGCGGCGCCGGAGGCTTCTCCGCCGAAGGCATCCGCGACGGCCGCGCCGAAGGCTCGTACGCGTCGGCGGAGAAGCTCGCGCTCACGGGGCGCATCGACGGCACTCCGGTCTCGGGACTGACGATCGGCGCTTCGTTCTTCACCGGCGACGCGGGCCAGAACTTGCCGTTCGCAGGCGGGCACCTCGAAGCCTGGACGACGGTCGCCGACCTCCACGCCGAGTACCGCTGGCGCGGCCTCATGACGCGCGCCCTTTACGCGCGCACCTCGATCGACCACGCCGCCGACGTCAATGCCGCGCAGGACCTCGTCGGCGACGAGTCGGTCGGCGAGAAGCAGTACGGCTGGTACGGCGAGGCGGGCTACGACGTGCTCACGCACGTGAAGGACGTGCGGCAGGCGCTCATCCCCTACTTCCGCTACGAGCGCCTGAACACGCAGGACGCGGTCCCCGCGGGCTTCGCCCTGAACCCGGCGAACGACATCAAGCTCCTGACCGTCGGCGCGATGTGGAAGCCGATCCCAAACATCGCGGTCAAGCTCGACTGGAATCAGGAGAAGACCGGTGCCAGGACGGGCGTCGACGAGGTCGCCTTGGCGCTCGGGTTCATGTTCTGATGACGCGCCGGGCCGCCGCTCTCGCTCTCGTGGCCGCGCTGGTGACGGCGGCCCGCGCCGCGGTCTATCTCACCCAGGACAAGGCGCTCGCGCTCGCCTTCCCCGAGGGAACGAAGGTCGAGCGGCAGGCGATCTTCATGACGGACACGCAGCTCCGGAAGGCGCGCGCGGCGGCGGGCGGCGTGCCGGTCGAGAGCGCGCTCGTCACCCGCTACACGGGGAAGGACGCCGCCGGGCGCGTCGTCGGCACGGCGTACTTCGACACGCACCGCGTGCGAACGCTCGACGAGACGCTCATGGTCGTCGTCGGCCCCGACGCCAAGGTCGCGCGCGTCGAGATCCTCTCGTTCGGCGAGCCGCCCGACTACCTGCCGAAGCATGCGTGGCTCGACCAGTTCAAGGGACACGCCCTGGACGACGACCTCTCGGTGAAACGCGGCATCCGCGGGATCACCGGGGCCACCCTCTCCTCCCAGGCCGCGACCGATGCCGTGCGACGCGTGCTCGCGATCCACGGGGCCGTGCCGTGACCGCCTTCGAGAAGTGGACCCTCTGGGCGTCCTCGATCGTGGTGGGGATCACGGGGATCGTCTACGGTGTTCTCAAGTACTTCATGCGAAGCGACGATCCTTACGCCGTGACCCACCACCCGCTCGAGCCGTGGGTCTTGAAGGCGCACGTCCTCGCGGCTCCGGTCCTCGTGTTCGCCGTCGGCGCCGTGTACACCCGGCACATCGTGCGCAACTGGCGGACCGGCCGTGTGCTCGGGCGCCGGAGCGGGATCGCGACGATCGTCGTCGTCCTCCCGATGATCGCCTCCGGCTATCTGATCCAGACGGTGACCGCGGCGAGCTGGCTCTTCTGGATCGCGATGCTCCACATCGCCGCCGGCCTCGTCTACCTCGCGACGTTCGCCGGGCACCAGCGATCGACCGTGCGAGCGCCGGAGCGCCGGAGCGCCACCTCGGACTTCCCCGCGGATCCCGACGCGTGAGCCCGGGCGGCTTCCGCCGGTTCGTCCTCTGGGCGCGGCCGTACCGCGGTGCCTACCTGCGCGGCGCCGCCTGGCTCGTCGCGACGAACGTGCTCGCGCTCGGGATCCCGTGGCTCCTCCGCGGCGCGATCCACGACCTCGAGAAGGGAACGAACGCCCGCCGTCTCGCCCTCTTCGCGCTCGGCATGGCCGGCCTCGCGCTCGCGCAGGGGTTCGTCCGGACCTTCTCCCGCCTCGCGATCTTGGGCGCGAGCCGCAAGATCGCCTTCGACGTGCGCGAGGCGTTCTACGCGAAGCTCTTGACGCTCGACGCCCGGTTCTACGACTCGTTCCGGATCGGCGACGTCATGTCGCGCGGTGTCAACGACCTCCAGCTCCTCCAGTCGTTCTACGGACCGGGCCTCATGAACGCGCTCAACACCGCGGTCGTCTACGTCGGCGTCGTCGCCGTCATGCTGCGGATCGACGCGGTGCTCACGCTGGTCGCGCTCGCGCTCTTCCCGCTCCTCTACTTCGGCGTGAACCGCATGAGCAAGCGGGTCTATCAGCGCTCGCTCGCGGTGCAGGAGCAGCTCGCGTCGATCAGCAACCGCGCGCAGGAGAACCTCGCCGGGATCCAGCAGGTCAAGATCTACGCGCGCGAGGAGCAGGAGATCGCAGCCTTCCGCGCCCTCGCGTCGACGCACCGCGACCGCAATCTCGCCTTCGCGCGGATCCGCGGGGCGATGGTGTCGCTCATCGGGATCTTCTCCGGCGCCGGCACGCTCCTCGTCCTCTTCGTCGGCGGGCTCCACGTCATCCACGGACGGATCACCCTGGGCGACTTCGTCGCCTTCAACGCCTACTTGGGGCAGCTCGCGTGGCCCACGATCGCGCTCGGGTGGATCGTCAACGTGTTCCAGCGCGCCGCGGGCGCGATGACGCGCCTCGACGAGGTCCTCCTCGCCGAGCCGGCGATCCCGCCGCCCGCTCTTCCCGCCGAGGGCGTGATACCGGTCGACGGCGACGTCGCGATCCGCGGCCTCACCTTCGCGTACCCCGGGAGCGAGGACCGCCCCGCGCTCGAGGACGTCGACCTCAACATCCCCAAGGGGAGCCGCGTCGCGATCGTCGGCGGCGTCGGTTCGGGGAAATCGACGCTCGCGCACCTCCTCGCGCGCGTCTATCCGGTGCCGGCCGGGACGATCGCGATCGGCGGCGACGATCTGGCGACGACGCCGGTCGAGCGCGTCCGCGCGGGGATCGGGTTCGTTCCCCAGGAGGCGTTCCTCTTCTCGCGGCCGCTCCACGAGAACGTCGCCTACGGCGCCCCGGGGGCTTCTGCCGCGCGTGTCGACGAGGCGGTCGCCCTCGCGCGCCTCACCGGCGATCTCACCGCGCTCCCGGACGGCCTCGCCACCGTCGTCGGCGAGCGCGGCTTCACCCTCTCCGGAGGCCAGCGGCAGCGCGCGACCCTCGCCCGCGCGATCGCCTGCGATCCGCGGCTCCTGATCCTGGACGACGCCCTCTCGAGCCTCGACGCCGAGACCGAGCGGATGGTTCTCCTCGGCCTCGATCGCGCGCTCGCCGGGCGGACGCTCGTCCTCATCACGCACCGCGCCTCGACCTTGAGGGCCGTCGACCGCATCGTCGTCCTCGAGCGCGGGCGCGTGGTCGAGGACGGCCCGCACGCGGCGCTCCTCGCACGCGGCGGCGTCTATGCGCGGCTCTTCCGCCGGCTCGATCTCGAGGAGAACCTGGCGTGAGCGACCGCGACGACGTCCTCGGGAAGGCGTACGACGGCCGGCTCATGCGCCGGCTCGCGGCGTACGTGCGGCCGTACCGCGGCCTCGTCGCCTTGACTCTCCTCATGCTCTTCGCGGGCGGCGCCGTCCAGCTCGTCCAGCCGTACCTCGTCAAGGAGGTCATCGACCGCTTCATCGTCGCGCGCCGCACCGAGGGGCTCGCGCTTCCCGTCGGGCTCTTCCTCGCGACCCTGATCCTCGACTTCGTCCTCGGCTTCTTCCAGATCTACTTCCTCGAGCGGACCGGGCAGAACGTCGTCTTCGACCTCAGGACCGACGTGTTCTCCCACCTGCAGAGGCTCCCGTCGTCGTACTTCGACCGCACGCCGGTCGGCCGCCTCATGACGCGCGTCACGACCGACGTCGAAGCGATCAACGAGGCGTTCACGTCGGGGGTCGTCCTCATCCTCGCCGATCTCGCGAAGCTCCTCGGCATCGTCGTGATCCTGATCGCGATGGACGTGAGGCTCGCCCTCGTCACCTTCGCGGTCATCCCGCCGATGCTCCTCGTGTCGTGGTGGTTCCGTGTCCGCGTGCGCGACGCCTACCGCGCGATGCGTGCCGCGGTCGCGAAGCTCAACGCGACCCTCCAGGAGTCGGTCTCGGGGATCAGGATCATCCAGCTCTTCCGCCGCGAGCCGCTCGCGGCCGGGGAGTTCGGCGCGCTCGACCACGAGCACCGTGCCGCCCAGCTCGGCGGGGTCTTCTACGAGTCCGCGTTCTCGGCGGTCGCGGAGCTCATGGGATCGGTCACGCTCGCGGCGATCGTCTGGGCCGGCGGCCGGCGGCTCATGGGCGGCGCGATCACCTTCGGCACGCTCGTCGCGTTCTTCGAGTACGCGGGCCGGTTCTTCCGGCCGGTCCAGGAGCTGTCGCAGCGCTACACCGTCATGCAGGCGGCGATGGCGTCGGCCGAGCGGATCTTCGCGCTCCTGGACGTGCGCTCGACGCTCGTCTCCCCCGAGCGGCCTCATGTGCCGGCGGCGCGCGCGCGGGGCGCGATCGTCTTCGAGAACGTGACGTTCGCCTACGCCTCCGGCCCCCCCGTGCTCAAGGACGTCTCGTTCCGCGTCGAGCCCGGTGAGCGCCTGGCGGTCGTCGGCTGGACCGGCGCCGGCAAGTCGACGCTCATCCGTCTCCTCGCGCGCCTCTACGACGTCCAGTCGGGGCGCATCCTCGTGGACGGCGTCGACGTCCGCGAGTACGACCTCCGGCAGCTCCGTAGGACGATCGGCGTCGTCCTCCAGGATCACTTCCTGTTCGCGGGGACCGTCGCCGGGAACATCGGCCTCGACGACCCGGCCATCGACCGTGCGACGATCGAGCGCGCGGCGCGCACCGTCCGCGCGGACCGGTTCATCGACCGCCTGCCGCACCGTTACGACGAGCCGGTGCGCGAGCGGGGCGGCAACTTCTCGGTCGGCGAGAAGCAGCTCCTCTCGTTCGCGCGCGCGCTCGCCTTCGACCCGGCCGTGCTCGTCCTCGACGAGGCGACGGCCTCGGTCGATCCCGAGACCGAGGCGCACATCCAGCAGGCGCTCGGCCGCCTGCTCGAGGGACGGACCTCGATCGTCATCGCGCACCGCCTGTCCACGATCCGGGACGCCGACCGGATCCTGGTCCTCCACCACGGCGAGGTGCGCGAGACCGGCCGGCACGACGAGCTGATCGCCCGCGAGGGAAGCCTCTACCGGACCCTCTACCTGCTCCAGTCCCAGGTGTCGGCTTGAAGTTCTTATAAAAATTGCTTGCCCCTCCCGGTCCGCTGCGGGTAAAAAACGTCCGATAGAGGAGGGGTCTTCATGTTCGTCGCCGCCCTCGCCGCCTCGATCACCCTGGCCGCCGTTCCCGTGCGCACGACGCGCGTGCGGAGCGTCGTGGTGAGCGCCCCGCTCCCGTCCGATCTCGTCTCACCCGAGGGCAAGTCGCGGTGGCACCTCGAGGGCGCTCCTCTCGGCGAGTCCGCGACCCGGACGATCACGAACGACGACCTCGCCGCGGCGGGCGCCGAGCGCTGGTTCCTCCCCGACCACGACCCCCTCCAAATGAAGATGGGAGCGCGCGTCACGCTCGACCTCACCGAAACCAAGGATGGCTTGATCGATCGCGTGACGGCGGAGATCGCGACCGTCGGCATCGGCTGGGTCCACCTCCCCTCCGGCCCCGAGGAGGTCGTGCTCGAGCGGGTGCTCCTCCTGCGGCAGCGCGCCGGCGAGCGGGCGTTCCATCCCGACCTCCTCGTGCACCGCTGGGTCAGCCCGAGGAAGGGCGTGCTCGCGTCGATCGCCGGACCGGCGTCGTCCGACGGCCGCTCCCGTCTCGGCGTGACCGAGGGCACCGTCGTCGACGACGTGCCCCTCGGCGCGGCCGACCTCAAGGTCTACGCCGACTCGATCTACCGGGGGACCTTCATCGACATCAAGTACGGCTACGATAGGGGCCCGGGCGTGGCGCCGTCGGCGCTCGTCCCCAACGCCGGAATCAACAACGCTTGCGACCTCGTCAACCTCTCGACGTGGGATTTCTCCGGCGTGAACAGCGGCAAGGAGAACGCGACCACCGACGCGAGCAGCGTGCCGGCGGAGAGCTGCAACACCGCGCGGTGCGGTTACCAGGGGTATCCGGTCACGGGCGGCCTCCACACGCCGATTCTCGAGCGGCTCGACCGCAATCTCACGTCGACGCTCCGCAGGGACAACCAGGTCGTCCAGCGGGAAGACCGGGCGACCGACGTCACGTTCTGGCTCAGGGCCGGGACGCAGAACGAGAACGTCAACGGGGTCTTCGGCAGCGGCGAGAGCCGGTTCTGCTTCACCGACGAGACCGGGAAGGACCGCGAGGAGGTGCCGGTCTGGCGGATGGCGCACCAGAATGGCGTGGGGTGGTACACGCAGGCCGGGGACACATGGGGCAGCGCCCCGCCGGCGGGATGCCAGGAGACGTTCTACACGACCGTGTGCGGGGCGTCGCAGCCGCTGACGCCGAATCCGCTCTACGGGAAGGCGTGCACCAGCAGCGGCCAGACCTACCCCGGCACGCAGTCGGGCAAAGTCGTGAAGGCCGGAGTCGTCATCACGCCGTCCGGACACACGCTGAACGCAATCGTCGTCCGGAATTCGACCGAGTTCTGCGTCTACGGCGACAGCTCGTGCGCCGTCCTCTTCGATAAGGTCCGCACGGTCGTCTATTACTGGGAAGTCCCCTACCTCGGCTCCGTTGCGCTCGTCCGCGGGCCCCGCCGCGTCGATCTCGCCGCCGGCGAGACGGAGACGCCGTGCACGAACTTCACGTCGTTCGACTTCACCGACATGGGGTACGGCCTCTACCCGCCGGTGTCGATCGCCACCGGCGCGGTGACCGACACGTCGATCGCGCTGTCCTGGAATCCGGGAAACGACACGCACCGGATCAGCGGCTACAAGATCTACTGGGATACCGATCCGGGAGCCTCGAGCAACTACGCCTTCAACTCGGTGACGAACGCCGCACAGGCGTCGATCGTCGGGACGACCGCGACGATCTCCGGCTTGACGCCGGGGACGACGTACTACTTCACGGTGACCTCGCTCTCGAGCTTCACCGACCCGTCGTCGAGCGTCACGAGCTCGTACGAGAGCATCCGCTATCCGACGACCGTGTCGGGCGATCCGAGCTTCTCCTATCCGGTCGAGGTCTCGGCGGCGACGACCGGCGGAACGTGCATCCCCCAGACGCAGGTCACGAATCTCACGATCGACCGGTCCGCGACCCCGAACCTGCACGTGTGCTGGAGCCCGTCGGCCGATCCGTGCACCGTCGGCTACGACATCCTCTCGTCCGACGACGACACGACCGATCAGACGTGGACGGTCGCCGGGCAGACCGGCCTGACCACGTGCTGGGATGGCGACCCGGGGCACACCTTCGTCCTCGTGAGGGCGAGGGGGACCGGCGGCAGTGGGCCGTGGGGCCACTACAACCACTGAGCGGCGGCGCGTGAAAGGACTCTTCCCGGCCCTCGTCCTCGCAGCGGTCGTGTGCGCCTCGCCGCTCCGCGCGCAGTCGACGAGCGCGACGCTCGGCGGCCACGTGCGCTCGGCGGACGGCAAGCCGGTCGGCGGTGCCCTCGTCCAGGCGCGATCCGCGGATTCGGGCGCCGTCCGAACCTCTTCGACCGATACGGGCGGCCGCTACCGGTTCGACGCCCTCCAGCCGGGAACCTACGCGCTCGTGGCGCGCAGCCCCGAAGGCGTGCTCTCCGACACGAAGACGATCGTGCTGCGGCTCCAGCAGATCGGCGAGGTCGACCTCGCGATCGGCAAGGGGCTCGAGGAGCAGGTCACCGTCAGCGCCGAGGCGCCGATTCTCGAATCGAAGAGGACCGGGGGCGAGCTGCGCGTCCTCGGAACGCAGGCCGAGAATCTTCCCGTGGCACAGCGCAACGCGACCGATCTCGCCCTTCTCGACTCCTCGGTGAGGCGCGCCGCGCCGTCGAGCTACTACGGCGAGAGGGCCGCGCCGTTCGTCATCAACGGCCAGACGGGTCGGTCGAACAGCTACCTCGTCGACGGCCTCGACAACAACGACCAGGCGAGCGGCACGTCGCTCAACGCCGAGTTCTCGAGCCTTGTCATCAGCGAGTTCCTTCTCCTGACGCACCAGTTCGCGCCGGAGTTCGGGCGTGCCTCCGGCGGCGTGATGAACATCATCACGGAGCGCGGGACGAACGAGGAGAGCGCGCTCGGCTTCCTCCAGGGCGCCCCCGAGATGTTCGCCGCGTCGGGCGATCTCGTCGATTCGCTCCCGGCGACGCCGGGCGTCTCCGAGGCGTCGTCGTCGTGGTCGTCGGGCCTCCGTTGGGGCGGCCCGATCAAGAAG
Coding sequences:
- a CDS encoding Fur family transcriptional regulator; protein product: MSLAPRPKEKLVDRMKAHGVRLTGQRRVLADLLENATEHLDAEQVYQRAKAKDGSIHRATVYRTLNKLKKLGLVDELDLMHVSGERHYYEIRPNTLHVHLVCTVCKGVDEPSESFWEDLKRRVKSDNGFQPEVVRIEMAGTCRACQRKRSRHSA
- a CDS encoding FlxA-like family protein, with protein sequence MRRVLVILVTLWSLAAFAADPSAGDLEKQVQELQRQIEALRTGSPDSAKIAELEREIQVLAAEIEKLKLGEAAPEASEGKYGLGPSASKIYSAKKGVSFGGYGEVVYTNPSSKLEDGSPSGQTAQIDLLRGVFYFGAKFGDKIIFNSELEVEHATTGEGDEERGEVALEFAYLDFLVKAPINVRAGALLVPMGFINERHEPPTYLGVNRPLVEQVIIPDTWTELGAGLFGDLGSKVTYRAYVTSGLAAAAGTSSGAGGFSAEGIRDGRAEGSYASAEKLALTGRIDGTPVSGLTIGASFFTGDAGQNLPFAGGHLEAWTTVADLHAEYRWRGLMTRALYARTSIDHAADVNAAQDLVGDESVGEKQYGWYGEAGYDVLTHVKDVRQALIPYFRYERLNTQDAVPAGFALNPANDIKLLTVGAMWKPIPNIAVKLDWNQEKTGARTGVDEVALALGFMF
- a CDS encoding FMN-binding protein, which encodes MTRRAAALALVAALVTAARAAVYLTQDKALALAFPEGTKVERQAIFMTDTQLRKARAAAGGVPVESALVTRYTGKDAAGRVVGTAYFDTHRVRTLDETLMVVVGPDAKVARVEILSFGEPPDYLPKHAWLDQFKGHALDDDLSVKRGIRGITGATLSSQAATDAVRRVLAIHGAVP
- a CDS encoding ABC transporter ATP-binding protein, producing the protein MSPGGFRRFVLWARPYRGAYLRGAAWLVATNVLALGIPWLLRGAIHDLEKGTNARRLALFALGMAGLALAQGFVRTFSRLAILGASRKIAFDVREAFYAKLLTLDARFYDSFRIGDVMSRGVNDLQLLQSFYGPGLMNALNTAVVYVGVVAVMLRIDAVLTLVALALFPLLYFGVNRMSKRVYQRSLAVQEQLASISNRAQENLAGIQQVKIYAREEQEIAAFRALASTHRDRNLAFARIRGAMVSLIGIFSGAGTLLVLFVGGLHVIHGRITLGDFVAFNAYLGQLAWPTIALGWIVNVFQRAAGAMTRLDEVLLAEPAIPPPALPAEGVIPVDGDVAIRGLTFAYPGSEDRPALEDVDLNIPKGSRVAIVGGVGSGKSTLAHLLARVYPVPAGTIAIGGDDLATTPVERVRAGIGFVPQEAFLFSRPLHENVAYGAPGASAARVDEAVALARLTGDLTALPDGLATVVGERGFTLSGGQRQRATLARAIACDPRLLILDDALSSLDAETERMVLLGLDRALAGRTLVLITHRASTLRAVDRIVVLERGRVVEDGPHAALLARGGVYARLFRRLDLEENLA
- a CDS encoding ABC transporter ATP-binding protein, translated to MSDRDDVLGKAYDGRLMRRLAAYVRPYRGLVALTLLMLFAGGAVQLVQPYLVKEVIDRFIVARRTEGLALPVGLFLATLILDFVLGFFQIYFLERTGQNVVFDLRTDVFSHLQRLPSSYFDRTPVGRLMTRVTTDVEAINEAFTSGVVLILADLAKLLGIVVILIAMDVRLALVTFAVIPPMLLVSWWFRVRVRDAYRAMRAAVAKLNATLQESVSGIRIIQLFRREPLAAGEFGALDHEHRAAQLGGVFYESAFSAVAELMGSVTLAAIVWAGGRRLMGGAITFGTLVAFFEYAGRFFRPVQELSQRYTVMQAAMASAERIFALLDVRSTLVSPERPHVPAARARGAIVFENVTFAYASGPPVLKDVSFRVEPGERLAVVGWTGAGKSTLIRLLARLYDVQSGRILVDGVDVREYDLRQLRRTIGVVLQDHFLFAGTVAGNIGLDDPAIDRATIERAARTVRADRFIDRLPHRYDEPVRERGGNFSVGEKQLLSFARALAFDPAVLVLDEATASVDPETEAHIQQALGRLLEGRTSIVIAHRLSTIRDADRILVLHHGEVRETGRHDELIAREGSLYRTLYLLQSQVSA
- a CDS encoding fibronectin type III domain-containing protein, whose amino-acid sequence is MFVAALAASITLAAVPVRTTRVRSVVVSAPLPSDLVSPEGKSRWHLEGAPLGESATRTITNDDLAAAGAERWFLPDHDPLQMKMGARVTLDLTETKDGLIDRVTAEIATVGIGWVHLPSGPEEVVLERVLLLRQRAGERAFHPDLLVHRWVSPRKGVLASIAGPASSDGRSRLGVTEGTVVDDVPLGAADLKVYADSIYRGTFIDIKYGYDRGPGVAPSALVPNAGINNACDLVNLSTWDFSGVNSGKENATTDASSVPAESCNTARCGYQGYPVTGGLHTPILERLDRNLTSTLRRDNQVVQREDRATDVTFWLRAGTQNENVNGVFGSGESRFCFTDETGKDREEVPVWRMAHQNGVGWYTQAGDTWGSAPPAGCQETFYTTVCGASQPLTPNPLYGKACTSSGQTYPGTQSGKVVKAGVVITPSGHTLNAIVVRNSTEFCVYGDSSCAVLFDKVRTVVYYWEVPYLGSVALVRGPRRVDLAAGETETPCTNFTSFDFTDMGYGLYPPVSIATGAVTDTSIALSWNPGNDTHRISGYKIYWDTDPGASSNYAFNSVTNAAQASIVGTTATISGLTPGTTYYFTVTSLSSFTDPSSSVTSSYESIRYPTTVSGDPSFSYPVEVSAATTGGTCIPQTQVTNLTIDRSATPNLHVCWSPSADPCTVGYDILSSDDDTTDQTWTVAGQTGLTTCWDGDPGHTFVLVRARGTGGSGPWGHYNH